GTAGGTGAAAACAAAAGACGATGAGCGACGACATTACATAGACAAAACTATAACTACATGCAAAGTGAGTATTTAAGATATACTTTTTCATAAGTATCTACAAAGCCTACTCTTATACTGCATAAAGTCATCCATGATCATTGTGTGAAATGTGTTATATCTGTATTATATCTTTCAGCATCTCAGAGAAAAAAAGTCGCCACCAACTGTCAATCATGTCCATGTTCAGCACCGGTATCCTGGTACTTACGTCTCCGTTACACGTTCTTCCTCTCCGCATAGCGCCTGTACTCACGTCTGCCGCCCAGGTGGTTGAGCGCACGCTTTACGTCCATCTCCACCCTGGCCTGAACCTGGGCACAGGTGGGCAGGCGCGGCCTGTCTACATCCCACCCGTGGTGGATCTATGCGCTCTCATCTCCCGCCTTTACAGCAACGCAGCAGACATTTGTGCTCACCTTGACGTCAGGGTGCTGCTCACTAATGTCCGTGGCCAACCAGCAGCATCAAGTGGAACCAACGGACCATTTCCCATCCCGCAGACGCTGTCCCACTCGCCTGAAGTAGTGCTGACAGACTTCCCCGTCCAAGATTCAGGCCAGTCCTCGCTTGTCACCCAATGCTTGCAGAAGTACGCAGGTCACTGCTACGTCTGCACCCCGAGTCTCTCATCTGTGCTTCTGTACCCGCGACTAAAAGAGGTTAGCGGCGAGGAAGAGGATgatagaggaggaagaggtgAACAGTTAAAACTCTTAGAGACGTTCAGTGATGTGGTTGTTGGCGGCACGTTTGACCGTCTTCACGGCGCCCACAAGACCCTGCTGAATATTTCCTGTCTGCTGGCCAATAGACGTTTTGTCATTGGTGTGTGTGACCAGGAACTTCTAAAAAGTAAGTAGAGACCCTCTAGAAATCTTTACAAGTTTGTTGGATGAATgactacactcttaaaaataaaagttctttattggcattgatggttccatgaagaacctttaacattcAGAGAACCTTTCCATTTCACTAAATgttctttatagtggaaaaaggttctttagattattaaaatgttgttcgcactacagaaaaaaaggttgttttaAAAACTCTTCACTGAGAGTTCTTTTGTGGGAGCCAAAAATTTTTCTTTAAGGCATTGCTATGAAAAACCCTTTTTGGAAccttaatttttttgtcttttagtatgaatatgttaTCCTTATTgttatctacactgtaaaaaaatgttgttttttgttggtttaacttaaaaaagtaagtaatcttgttgccttaaaattttgagtttattgaaatttaaaaattgagttgatacaatgaaggaaatttgtttaataaatagaaactcaaaatattattgtatatgaaccacataaaaaaattgataaatcatgaaaatagcacaatttggcatgtttcactgcgtcatcagaaataaaacgcacacaattacccaatatgcttacaaaatattttaataatattttaataaaggttgtcgaatctcaaaaaatgttcattgtattaactcaaaattttaatttcaatgaactcaaaattttaaggcaaccaggtaattttttttctaaatatttttttacagtgtataagcTAGTCTGCTTCAAAACAATGCTCCGCCAATATGGCTCAATGATTTTGACGGCAACACTCTGCACCTCAGCTTCTCTTCAGAATTTCTGCCCAATCAAATGCTCTAGAATATGAAGCTCCGCCCCCTACACTACAAACAGATGCTGAAAATGTGGCTAAAATCAGTCACTTGTTCATGCTATTTTTTTACATAGTGAATGGCACATaatgcactatatagaggatagggaatgattcagacagtgtagatatgctttccattgggcaaatgaagtctggttttacattagtttttttttgttcgtttttttatttatttacagggACAGTGCATATCAATGAACATTTCTGTCAGTATGCCAGAGTTAGccaaaaggctatttttcaCCTGCAGTCCCTGCAGTGTCACCCGAACCACCACAGCTctggtccagagacacgatagcacagagcggatcatatgAGCGAGTCGACACAGACCAGAAAACGtatcggacccatttgaattctgcacagaattcTGTATTTTAAAGCGCTATGATTAGGGGGGAAAACGTTAGAGATTAGAAGGAAACTGTGGCTTTAACGAACTCAACGGCTCTGGCCGAGCTGTGATATAAATGAAACACTAttggctatttaaaaaaatgggaGGAGCTGTTTGATATGTCCCGgcctgtcttcctgtttcaaTGGAAATTACATCAACACATTGAGTATTGCTGCTTGTTTCAAGACACTTTATTTAGGCACTAAATTAACTAAATTGATGAACTTTACACAGTTATTGAATCAACCCTGAATTGActtgagctgaataatgacactattgtcttttTAGAGCCTCTTTACAGCAAAATGTGTTGGTTTGATGGTTTGCATTGATTCTGTATTTTTCCTGTTCATCACTGTGAAGCTACTTTGAAGCCAAGCCCAAAATGGCTAAACAGTAAGCTTTTAATTGTCATAACCACACATTATTTGTATAATGTGAAATGCactacttaaagggatacttcactgccttttcatattaaactatgttattcccttaacttaaacgagttgatacagacctctctcgtctcagtgcgtgcacttaatctctctgacaatacagtaaaaagtctccctattgacagaaatgagagagtgagggggaggtgtgaggaaagatgtttcggccgggactttttactgcgccgagccgaagttctctcagaagtgctattccgccatacattatagttcacCTTTTTAATCTgattagagaagtaccacgttttattttgtcaccatacttgatcgttcaactattcgtgtaactgtatttaaatagggaaaagatggaggtgtttggtcgcttttaacttgatctctgtttggtaccatagtgaatgaactgggcttagtgggctaagctaaatgctatcagatcgtcaccgcgcgtcagagcgattaagtgcacgcactgagatgagagaggtatgtatcaactcgttttagttaagggaataacatagtttaatatgaaaaagcggtgaagtaaccctttaaaaaaaccATTGCTGTCTCAGAAATACATCAAATGAAGTTTTTGGCAGAATAAGGTTTAAAGGCTAACTCTGTGCTAAGTTACTTTATCTACAGTATTTGTACAATTCTTGCTAATTTTCTGACCAGTAATTAAAAAGGTTAAGACTATTAAAAGATCACTCaatattttggctttttttgCCCAGGAGTGTGAATGACTAATGTGTGATTTAACTAGAGTTAGAGACGTTTGCCACCATTGTTATCAACTGATAAACCACTTGCAACTGTGACAATTTAAACCACAAAAAAACGTCAAATCTCATATATTTATACTTAAATGTGTCTTATGTGTAGATAAGGTCTTGAAGGAGTTGATAGAGCCATACAATCGGCGTGTGCAGAAGCTCCAGGACTTTCTGAACGACGTCAAACCGTCGCTCAAGTATGAAATCGTTCCTCTCTCGGACCCCTTCGGCCCCTCTATAAGTGACCCTGAGCTGCAGTGCATTGTGGTCAGCGAGGAGACGAGGAAAGGGGGGGAAGCTGTCAACAGGAAGCGTGTGGAAAATGTGAGAAAGTTGGTTGTTTCTAGTggccataaaaaaaatattttgttgttacaccagaaatgcatacatttttttacacataaaatatatatgaatgtcattattttattatttttaataaatggatAACAAATATACACtatggttcaaaagtttggggttgtttAGACTGAATAATACTTTAAAATGAGGATGCATTAAACTAATCAAAATTGACAGTAAAATGAttgataatgttacaaaagtttACTATTTCAAATTAATGCTGTTTTTCGCAATatataataatcagaaatgtttcggCAAATCATCatcatagaatgatttctgaaggatcatgtgacactgaagactggagtaatgatgctgaaaatacagctttgatcacaggaataaatgacattttaaaatatattcaaatagaaaacagttcatctaaattgttttaatatttcacaattttgcagtatttttgatcaaataaatgcagcctatttgagcagaagagacatctttaaaaacattttaaaaatcttactgaccccaaacttttgtacAATAGTGTATTATATAAAATTAAGGATTTTTGTTTATACATTATAATGCTGATAAATAAAAGTCTAGTGTGCactcaaatgtttaatcctCAGTAAGTCATAAACAAGACGTCTTTGACCTTTGAACTGAATGAAATCAGTGTGGTTGTTTCTATGTTGACCACAGTGCATTTGGACTTTGCTGTTGTCCACTTGTCGCCAGTTTTTGgtcatttatttgtttctagtgTGAGATTAAGTGATGGTTTCTGCGCAGGGATTGGCTGAACTGGTTTTGTCCGAGATCCAGCTGTTGAAAGACGCCCATCACGCTGACATCGAGGAGGAGAAGATCAGTTCTTCCAGTCTGAGAACACGATTGCTGGGAACGCTGCTCAAACCTCCATCTGTATGAACATCCCGCTCACTCATTAAtacttcattcattcattttcacTAGAACTAAAATTCCACCATCACATAATGCACTTTATCTGTATTATCATTCATTAGTCAATAACTGTCCTATTTATGCATCCATTGAAACATACATATTTTGCCAATAGCATGTGGTTCTTGTGCATGATAGTGTGTTCTTCATCAGGATGAATGCTTACACAGGAGACCTGTGGTGGTGGTTTTGTGTCCCTGGGATGGGTTGTCAGTGCAGGATTATGGACAAAAGGTTTATTAAGCAAAAATTGACAGACCTTATTCTGTCTCCTCTTTAGCACTGGTACTCCAGACATTAATTTAAAGAGTCATGGGAGTGTGACTGCTTGAGGAATTTAATGAAGGATATTCAGTCTAAGCATGTTGATCATGTGATGACTGGTTTGGCTCAGCTGCTGCTGCTTTTTCTTTTGCCTTTCCTTTTAATCCTTTTAAGTATATTCTGCCTTGagattatatatttattcatattctGTAAAGTTCAAAGATTTTGGGGTAGggagattttaaaatattatcttCTTAtgtttactgcatttatttgataaaaaaggTAAAACTATTATTAACTACTATTAAAATTTCgaataacttttttgttttttatttattcctgtgatcaaagctgtattttcagcatcattactccagtcttcagtgtcacatgatccttcagaaatcactctaaaATCATGTTAGCAAACATGATTCATGCTAAAACATGTTAGCAACTTGCTAAATCATGTTAACGATGTAAAACATGGTAGCAACATGCTAGTTCATGAAACAGCACGTTACAACATGTTAACAAAAATGGCATTTCATGCTAGCAGCGAGTTAAAACATGTTGGCAACATGCAGATTcatgttaaaaatgttaaatcgTGCTAGTAACATTGTGTTAATTCATGCTagcatgttaaaacatgttatcaGAATACTAATGTATCCTAACACAGGGCTAAACATGTTAGCATCCTGCTGGTTCATGTTAAATCATGTTTaaacatgctagcaatgtgGTGAAGCATGCTAGAAACGTGTGTTCCCTTGCTGTCCTAAACTTCAATCTCTACAATTCAGTTCAGACtcccatttattttttattttataaggCCTTTCAAGCCATCTCTAAAGTTTGTTTACTCATctagtttgaattttaaatgtctttactactacttttgatccatttaatgcatctttgctgaataaaagtattaatttctttaagaaACTTTCCAACGATAGTGTACATTTACATATGCTTTTTGTTATTTGACTATATCAGCAAATATTAATGTAACCATTTATAagattaaatattataaatataaaaaatgggTTCCTTCAGATAAATAAAGTGTAGAcctatattaataattatttattttttgtcatgtgaacaaaattttaaataaaccataaaataaaatatggtcATTTAATCATATGTGATGTGATATTTTAGCATTCATCTTAGTGTTAACATTTTAACTTTTGGTCTAGttttaaagaagattaaagttTATTACTTTGATTTTGTCCATAGTTCTTATAGATCATGGTTTGATTTCCTGCTCTTCTGTTTCTAGCCACAGCCGAATCTGTCTCTGGAGCCGTATGTGATTGGTCTGACAGGCGGCAGCGGGTCGGGCAAGAGCTCAATAGCACACAGACTGGAGGCTCTCGGCGCCGTGGGGATCGACTGCGATCAGCTCGGTCATGAGGCTTACCGGCCGGGAACATCCGCCTACCAGAAGGTCGTCCAGGAGTTCGGCCCAGGTATGGAGAGGAGACTTAGTCTGGCTATCATCAAtataagattgaacattggtctggggagtctgctctgtaatttctactgcacaagaggtgtgatcaacgggcattattcaaatgactctgtatgcaaatggttagtccttcaaccaattagaccacaagaggcgtgatcaacgggcaactttccatcgcttctctatccgtcatgaTGTTAAAACTGCCAATAGTGTttccaggtggataagccagtctgtgattggttcccgcaaaagtttaacagaagcagtagaaatgaatgtacaggtttccagactgagttgcatggcgaaatcaaatcgccggcagatcagggtGGGTTTAGCCAGTCTAGAAGAGCCTGTGAAATTGCCTAcaataaatgatttaatttcactcATAATAAATGACTGGAAGTTCATTGTACTCATTGAAAAAAGGTAACGTGAACTCAACTGATTGAGCTGAAGTTGAAGTAGATATcaagttcccagcatgctttgcgtCAGACTGTATAAGGAAAATAACATTATATGAGTAAGTCATAGCAACAAGCATTGTTTTTCCATTACATTAACTCGTTGGAATAATTTAACCAATTTCAAATTCATTTTGTATTTAACTTTAAAACaagtattttactttaaaacaaAGGAGTTGAAATTACTTGTACAGCCAATTTGATTATACTTAAAATTTAAGACTGCATCTTTTAAGTCGACTCTTAAGACAGTTTTTAAGTTGAATTATAGGGAATGTTTATACAGTGAAATGTTGGAGCTAATAGGATGTTTATGCAATCAATGCATGAGTTTGGTCTGTATTTTTTTGCGTAGTACAAACTCTAAATTTAAAGTTCTACTCATTTAACTGGAAACAATTGACTTATGCCAACATATTTAGGTTTACAGTGTATTGAATCAATTTGTACTGGGCTTCTGCCGATTTTCCCCACAGAAAAAGTGGGAAAAAAACAGTTTGTTTGTCTTTGCCATCAGATATTCTTAATGAGGATAAGACCATCAACAGACGAGTACTAGGTGGAAAAGTCTTTGGTAACCAGGTAATTTAACTCTGCTGATGAATATAATTAAATTCAGAACACACAGTTTTCCTCCTGttcatagtgtgtgtgtgtttctgtgcgTGTTTTCCAGGAGCGTCTGAAAGCTCTGACAGATATTGTGTGGCCTGAGATTGCTCTGCTGGTGAAGAAAAGAATAGAACAAGCAAAAGAACAGGGTGAAGCATTTTCTCTCTCATCCACTTCATTCTCAGTCTGTTGCATGTTTTAAATCATACACCTTTTCTGAGTATGTGAGATTAATTCTGTCTTCCTGGTTCTAGGTAAGCATGTTTGCGTGGTGGACGCGGCTGTGTTGCTCGAGGCGGGATGGACATATTTGGTGCATGAGGTTTGGGTGGCCACCATCCCAGAGGAAGAGGTACCAAACTTTTAATATAGACACAGTTTTTTTGGGGATATTGGTGTTCAAACTGTAGATTAGGGTtcattctcactattaactacgacttttgccttaATAAACTCTGACCCCACTGATCATGGGACTTGTACAGATTATCCTGGACATTTGTAAAGGGAACAAGTTtcactaaattacagttttcaCTAAAGATCACAAACTTCTCACTGTATGTTTATATGTAGATATATACACATAGCAGATATAGTCTGCCAAGACCAAATACATTGTCATATCAAAACTATTTAGAGAGTTGTCATGATTGAAATAACAGGGATATGTTAACACTTGCCGTCTCAGGCAGTGAAGCGTATAGTCCAGCGTGACGGTGTGAAAGAGGAAGATGCCTGGAGGAGACTGAAGAGTCAGTGGCCGAATGCAAAGCTAATAGAGAATGCTAACGTGGTGCTGTGCACACTGTGGGAGCCTGACGTTACTCAGAGACAGGTACGTCAAAGTCAACCGATGTGCTTTAACAACCTCAAAACATGCAGCTAATGTCAATAATGCATGTGTGTCTTCCCAGGTACTGAAAGCCTGGAATCTTTTACAGCATCGGATTCAGAAGAGGCAAGAAACAACCAGATCGTCACTCTGAGTGCTATGTAAAAGCATAACCAGAGCTCATGTTCAGAATTTAGTAAAAATTTTAGTGATTTTCTTAGTTGATCATTTCAGAAGCATaaaccagtttttttttttatcatttatcaTTTGTTGCATTAAAAGCCTGCATCCCTCATAAGCAAATGAGCCAGTATCAGTTATAGCTCCTCATGTGAAATAGTTTTGACAGGAAATACCATGAGCCCTTTTAATATACTTGCAATAGAACATTTACCATTTATTCTTGTGCCTATTGTCAGAAATATTTGGCATCACCGGTGTCATTTTCAGTGAAAAAGGCTTTGACATGATTGTGGTGTAGGTTATACATTATGAGATGATGGTTATTAAGCTATATTGTGCCTCATGAAGACCAAAGTTAACTGAATGTCAGATTAACCTGTAAAAGACTGGTCAGTTGTTTTATGTAACCGTTAACAATTGTTGAAACATGGGTTTTAAATTAACTACTAAAAACAACAATTACCTTAATTtcataaaactttaataaatgtattcatataTACACATGCATTTACAACAAATGTAACTTTTTCCATTATCTTTCTATTAAATACCATGTCCAAGTTCTGTAGATAAACTAGTAAATGATGGCAAAAAAATACTATTCACATCAAGGAACAAATGATTAATGAACTCAAAGCAAATATTAAGGGTGTGCGGTAAAACTGACTTAAAAACCGGTTGGCAAGAACCCAAAATTGTGAGTTACAACAGCATCTAGTGTCCTCAGACATTGATAAAATGGTTTAAAAGTGGTTTTGTTCCATCATATTTTTGCACATTCACTCAGTTGTGTCCCACGGTGAGTCTGGCTGAACACAGCGCCTGTCCTAGGCTGTTGGATGCACAGCATTTATAGATCCCCGAATCCCCTGGTTGTACATGAGCGAGCGTGAGTGTGCAAATGCCGTTCTCGTCGTAATTCATCTGAACTCGCCCGGACTTCTCCAGTGGCGCCTCATCGAACAGCCAAATGACTTCAGGGTCAGGATATCCTGCAAACAGAAATCATTTCAgtgaattaaatgtttttaaatgggAAAGTTTGTTGAAACTATAGATGATACAAGTCATGCATCATGATACATCAGGCTTTTATGGCTGATTTAGGAGTATAATCTAGTATAAGATGGAGCTTATAATGGCATCAATATTAGTCAAATCCATACAATAGGACCTCTGGCTCCTCCCAGTGGTCCTAACTAAGCCATTTGCAGAAATCAGAAATACACCGCTCCCTGTaagaaacaaccaatcagagccaggAGTAAGGTCTAAGCAAATCAATCATGCTCGTGTGCGCGCTGATCACACCGTATCATGCACAGCGGGTTCAGGCATTCATATTCAAGATTACCGGTGTGCTGCAGCTTTGTTTATGGCGGACAAACAATACAAACTGCCCATTCCCCGACTGGCACCTGCTCATAGAATAAAGACCAGTAAAAGGAAAAAGACAAGTGAcgaagagaaaaaagaaaaagtgaaaGAATTCGATAGAGCCCGAAATAAAACGAGGGTAAATATCGGAGCGGCTTTTCCGAGGTGGAGGGAGCTACGTGTCCTGAAAGGATTTAAAACCGATGCAGAGTTAGCCACATTTCTGCTTGACAAGTAAGTATCTGTATCCCTGCTTGATTTGTATCACAACTAAGATCAAATGTGAATGAATTAACTGTTTATCCGCCGTCCTCGGTGGCTCTGGTTCACGGCAAGCTCCGTTGTGAGGGAGGGCTGTAGCAAAGCCGTTAAAAAACAGAGGTTTACGACtttcccatagacttccatagGAACTGGTGAATGCGGAAGTAAAGCGTGTCACAGTGACAACCCCGTTCATTTCAGTGCATCTCAAGCACACTGGCTGGCAAACTGATGATAATGCATATTGATATTTTATGGCATTATCGACCTCTCAGGAATATTGGCAAGACATTTTATGAAGTACATTTATTGTTATAGCCTCCTGGGACCCAGTATTAGACACAATATTAGTGAATTTCTCTGACATCATACACGACACGGTCATGATGTCCTGTAAAGAGCACATTGGGGGCTGTGTTTGCAAcatctttgtttttaaaaacggCTGACATTGTTTAGCACTCGTATAAGAATCTGATTTATTATAACAAATCAGAATAATTTTCAAATagttataaatcaacatctcaggaaaatgttatggggtttataataaaaaaaatgacttacaaaacagggcattgatttcataaatgGCCACTGAAGACACTgggactttttttgtttatcagACATTTGAAATAGGTGAAtagggaaataaattacatatcaatattcctatgaaatattagATATTATGGAAATGTTGTCATCTATTACACTTTTCTTCATTGCATGTTGCTCCAAGAACAcgttaatatgcaaattagatgtgTATACATTGAAAGGGAAAATCTAagtatggccattttacccacatattgcataaagtaaaatgGTAAATTAATGCATTCAGTTATATCTATTTTTCATAACATAGCTCAGAATTAACGTTAaacaaagtttgttttaaaaaaagaaaaacctgAAAACTAAAAATTGATtggtaaattaaaaataaaatccacTGTTTTTGCCCATGCATGCAATttcatatcattagattttttttttaaacaattgagtCCTGGTGTCAACTACAAAGAACATATCATAACATGtataaaatataacttttaacAAAAATTGcccatttgtttcttatgctccaAACAATTTAATGACATGAAAAATTACAAAATtcgaaaaaactttttttttctgggtcaAAGGTTATAATAAATCATTATACTCTGCAATCAGATATCGTGAGAGCGCTGGTATAAGCTACTATATCCAGATGTTCTCTGTCATATTTGAACAGTTTTTGTCTCCGAGATCTTTCTGTCGAATGTGTTCAAAATTCAGGCTAAGTCAACATTTTCTAAAAACTccctactgcagctttaaactTATGAGCATATCTTCAATAGCCTCCTGCTGCATTGTCATTTTGTCCACAAATTTACTAGTTAATAAATGATTACTTCTGACACCCTGAGCAGTACCGTGTATTGTGCAGGCCAGGTTGACTGTGGCTCCACAGCTCTCTGTGAGGTCCCGCAGGGTTTGGTGGAAACGTGGTTCACTCCTCAGCTGTTTTTCCAGTGACGCTACAGCCTGTTTGGCCTCTTTTCCCAGAGCTTGCTCTGAAAAACAGTGACACGCGGGACATCATGAGAAGGACAAACCATTCATCCTTGGATAGTTGCAGGTCAAGTCATTTTTGTGCCACtagccaaataaataaataaaaagtgctCAGGCAATAGCATCCCAAACACTGAAGATCTTCCCATGTGTCTCACCATCTGCAGTAATGAGAGAACGTGGGAGATCAGATTTGCTGCAGTGAGCCATCCTCTTAAGCGCAAGCAGGGCTTTACCAGTTTTCTGCAAGATAGAATCGATATGAAATTTACCAAACAGGTAAATAATAGTATTAATGACCACCTGAAGGAACACAATTTTCATACCTTCCACTTTTGTCGGGCCAGGAATCTTCTCATCTTTTCTTTGTTAAGAGATTTTTTAGTTGATCTTGAGTCCGAGTCATCAAATGAGGCTATCCAGGGATGAGCTAGACCCTTCTCACAGGACAGCCTTGTTCTAGAAGTGAAAATTGCTATTAAAACACTGCATAAGTGCATGACTTTCCTAACTTTCAGACCAATTCCATTTTGAATGTTGACTGAAAATGGGCAATTAAATAAGGGTTTACAGGTTATAGTAAAACATGCAGCCATGTTTTACTATAAACTACCTCTTATCCTTCCTTAATAGGCCACTGATGAAATCTTTGGCCTCCTCCGTGATGTCCTCAAAACTGTCAGGGTCAAACGCCCATTGTGCCGCAGTTACCAGAGCGAAGGTTTCTGCATCACTGTTTCCCTGGAATGGAGACTCACCACTCAGTCTGGAAAAACAGTTGAAATAGAGGCATTAAAGAAACCAAAAATGCACATTAGTCTGTAGACCTGTCCAGGTGGAGACCTCACAGAAT
This DNA window, taken from Pseudorasbora parva isolate DD20220531a chromosome 24, ASM2467924v1, whole genome shotgun sequence, encodes the following:
- the coasy gene encoding bifunctional coenzyme A synthase — protein: MSMFSTGILVLTSPLHVLPLRIAPVLTSAAQVVERTLYVHLHPGLNLGTGGQARPVYIPPVVDLCALISRLYSNAADICAHLDVRVLLTNVRGQPAASSGTNGPFPIPQTLSHSPEVVLTDFPVQDSGQSSLVTQCLQKYAGHCYVCTPSLSSVLLYPRLKEVSGEEEDDRGGRGEQLKLLETFSDVVVGGTFDRLHGAHKTLLNISCLLANRRFVIGVCDQELLKNKVLKELIEPYNRRVQKLQDFLNDVKPSLKYEIVPLSDPFGPSISDPELQCIVVSEETRKGGEAVNRKRVENGLAELVLSEIQLLKDAHHADIEEEKISSSSLRTRLLGTLLKPPSPQPNLSLEPYVIGLTGGSGSGKSSIAHRLEALGAVGIDCDQLGHEAYRPGTSAYQKVVQEFGPDILNEDKTINRRVLGGKVFGNQERLKALTDIVWPEIALLVKKRIEQAKEQGKHVCVVDAAVLLEAGWTYLVHEVWVATIPEEEAVKRIVQRDGVKEEDAWRRLKSQWPNAKLIENANVVLCTLWEPDVTQRQVLKAWNLLQHRIQKRQETTRSSL